A region of Maridesulfovibrio bastinii DSM 16055 DNA encodes the following proteins:
- a CDS encoding DNA repair protein RecN, with the protein MLELLRIKNLALIEDAEIEFASGMNVLTGETGAGKSFILRAIDFLTGQRMSTEMIRPGRDKATVEALFVTTDGEEKIIRRELVSETGRSRVYVNDKLSSQSVIKELGSSLILHTSQHAQQKLLQPSFQCRILDTFLETPELAAEKDQAYSKLRDTLAKKENLKNRSAALEEKRDFLEFQRNEIEKVAPYQGEEDELLEKKAGLKQNEQAGKSIQKALDLMLGVTDLSGGLSALSTEMERVCDFFQEYEEDLETINEFRLRLDDISERLRIQPSHADMDESLDDIEERLYELSKLKRKLGKSLEEIVNLQKEIEQNISFLDSCSLDIKRLEKQEKIEAAELAGIVEKLNAQREKAAILLTDRIMKELTHLGFSKHVRIKFDFEPHELHPGIMEERGRLLWIPNPGQSPQPLDKIASGGELSRFLLAIAGLQGELEKPTLIFDEVDAGIGGTTLNRVGEKMRDLAARQQLVVITHWPQLAKLAERHFLIHKEISEGETFTTCRQLEGNKLTQELERMSGKE; encoded by the coding sequence ATGCTCGAACTCCTGCGGATTAAAAACCTCGCCTTGATTGAAGATGCCGAAATTGAATTTGCTTCCGGCATGAACGTGCTTACCGGTGAAACCGGAGCCGGTAAATCGTTCATACTGCGTGCTATTGATTTCCTCACTGGACAGCGCATGTCTACGGAAATGATAAGGCCCGGAAGGGATAAAGCCACAGTTGAAGCCCTTTTTGTAACGACCGATGGCGAAGAAAAAATAATCCGGCGTGAACTTGTTTCAGAAACAGGACGCAGCAGAGTATACGTCAACGACAAACTCAGTTCGCAATCTGTAATAAAGGAGCTGGGGTCTTCCCTCATCCTGCACACAAGCCAGCATGCCCAGCAGAAACTTCTGCAACCATCATTTCAGTGCAGAATCCTTGATACCTTTCTTGAGACACCGGAGCTTGCGGCTGAAAAGGATCAGGCTTACTCAAAATTACGCGACACACTGGCCAAAAAAGAAAATCTTAAAAACCGCTCTGCTGCTCTCGAAGAAAAAAGAGATTTTCTGGAGTTTCAGCGTAATGAAATTGAAAAAGTAGCTCCGTATCAGGGTGAAGAAGACGAGCTTTTAGAAAAAAAAGCAGGACTTAAACAAAATGAGCAGGCAGGCAAAAGCATTCAGAAAGCACTTGATCTTATGCTGGGGGTAACGGACCTTTCAGGAGGACTCTCCGCCCTGTCTACAGAGATGGAACGCGTCTGTGATTTTTTTCAGGAGTATGAAGAAGATCTTGAGACCATAAATGAATTCCGGCTGCGGCTGGATGATATTTCTGAACGCCTGAGAATTCAGCCCAGCCATGCTGATATGGATGAAAGTCTGGATGATATTGAAGAACGCCTTTACGAACTTTCAAAACTAAAACGCAAGCTCGGTAAATCTTTGGAGGAAATCGTTAATCTCCAAAAAGAGATCGAGCAGAATATTTCCTTTCTCGACTCCTGTTCCCTTGACATCAAGCGTCTTGAAAAACAGGAAAAGATAGAAGCGGCAGAACTGGCAGGCATAGTTGAAAAATTAAATGCCCAGCGGGAAAAGGCGGCAATACTGCTTACGGACAGGATAATGAAAGAGCTGACGCATCTCGGTTTTTCAAAGCACGTCCGCATCAAATTTGATTTTGAACCGCATGAGCTGCATCCCGGCATTATGGAAGAAAGAGGAAGACTGCTCTGGATACCGAATCCCGGACAATCTCCGCAGCCTCTTGATAAAATAGCTTCTGGTGGAGAGCTTTCAAGATTCCTGCTGGCAATAGCCGGACTTCAGGGAGAGCTTGAAAAACCAACCCTGATTTTTGACGAGGTTGACGCTGGAATAGGTGGAACAACTCTTAACAGGGTTGGAGAGAAAATGCGTGATCTGGCAGCCAGACAGCAACTGGTTGTAATTACACACTGGCCACAGCTGGCAAAGCTTGCAGAACGTCATTTCCTGATACATAAAGAAATAAGTGAAGGAGAAACTTTCACCACCTGCCGCCAGCTTGAAGGTAACAAGCTGACACAGGAACTGGAGCGAATGTCCGGTAAAGAATAG
- a CDS encoding MBL fold metallo-hydrolase, with protein sequence MDLKAFPLGSLQTNCYVLSNNGKALVVDPGGDPSPVLEYLKSSGLTLDRILVTHLHFDHTGGCRALSDATGAKIYASSDDNALMDSELGRGGFMGTPVNDPFEYENISEGEENFIGLECKILATPGHSPGSLTFYFPEAELAFVGDLVFKRSVGRTDFPGGDSEQLMNSVIQKIFPLPGNTALLSGHGAMTTNDEEKTHNPFFSGVEI encoded by the coding sequence ATGGATTTAAAAGCGTTCCCGCTGGGATCACTGCAAACCAATTGTTATGTGCTCTCAAACAACGGCAAAGCTCTGGTTGTAGACCCGGGAGGAGACCCTTCTCCGGTTCTGGAATATCTCAAATCATCAGGTCTGACACTTGACCGGATTCTCGTAACACACCTCCATTTCGACCATACAGGCGGATGCAGAGCTTTAAGCGATGCTACCGGAGCTAAAATATACGCCAGTTCCGATGATAACGCTCTTATGGATTCAGAACTTGGAAGAGGCGGTTTTATGGGTACTCCTGTAAATGATCCGTTTGAGTATGAAAACATCAGCGAAGGCGAAGAAAATTTTATTGGTCTGGAATGTAAAATTCTGGCCACACCGGGACATTCTCCGGGAAGCCTGACCTTTTATTTTCCCGAAGCCGAACTTGCGTTTGTCGGCGATCTTGTTTTCAAACGCTCAGTGGGCCGGACAGATTTCCCCGGAGGAGACTCTGAACAGCTCATGAATTCCGTCATCCAGAAAATATTCCCCCTTCCCGGCAACACAGCTCTGCTTTCCGGACACGGGGCAATGACCACAAATGATGAAGAAAAAACTCACAACCCGTTTTTCAGTGGGGTTGAAATTTAA
- a CDS encoding flavodoxin family protein: MNRIPVLFSCSHRRSGNSDRACELFLEGLRFSGGDGEIVYLGDYDFVPCNGCGKCRTSPGHHCVHIKKDAAQSFFEKMMSAPLVFFASPIYFYHLPSRFKTFIDRGQWGWEAGQAMAPEILSLPVRPAYCMMVAGRPKGERLFQGAELTLKFFLDFFHLKMQPPLLFRGIDGPEDLAENSEISELIVDSGKKAWLEYTGNKNRRP; encoded by the coding sequence ATGAACCGGATTCCGGTCTTATTTTCATGCAGTCACCGCAGGTCCGGTAACAGCGATCGGGCCTGCGAACTGTTCCTTGAAGGATTAAGATTTTCCGGCGGTGACGGGGAAATTGTTTATCTTGGAGATTACGATTTCGTGCCGTGTAACGGATGCGGCAAATGCAGGACATCCCCGGGCCACCACTGTGTTCATATAAAAAAAGATGCGGCTCAATCCTTTTTTGAAAAAATGATGTCCGCACCTTTGGTGTTTTTTGCCTCACCCATCTACTTTTATCACCTGCCATCAAGATTCAAAACATTCATTGACCGCGGCCAATGGGGATGGGAAGCCGGTCAGGCCATGGCCCCGGAAATATTATCCCTTCCTGTAAGACCGGCCTATTGCATGATGGTAGCTGGCAGACCTAAAGGGGAGCGGCTTTTTCAGGGAGCTGAACTGACCTTGAAATTCTTTCTGGATTTTTTCCACCTGAAGATGCAGCCGCCATTACTTTTCCGGGGAATTGACGGGCCTGAAGATCTGGCTGAAAATAGTGAGATTTCAGAACTCATAGTTGATTCAGGAAAAAAAGCCTGGCTTGAATACACCGGTAATAAAAACCGGAGACCATAA
- a CDS encoding response regulator, whose protein sequence is MSELKILVADDSAPIRLIIKKFLSDAGFEVSFAKDGRESLSELRNTKFDLAFVDMQMPKMDGPEVVSKARSMGVEIPIFGMTTFDESDLNVEKLGRYFTGFLNKPILKENLLEIVNNFAAKQK, encoded by the coding sequence ATGTCCGAGCTAAAAATTCTCGTTGCAGACGACTCCGCCCCGATCAGGCTAATTATCAAAAAATTTTTATCCGATGCAGGTTTTGAGGTCAGCTTTGCAAAAGACGGCCGTGAATCTCTTTCGGAGCTTAGAAACACAAAATTCGATCTGGCCTTTGTTGATATGCAGATGCCCAAAATGGACGGACCGGAGGTTGTGAGCAAAGCCCGGAGCATGGGGGTTGAAATTCCCATTTTCGGAATGACGACCTTTGATGAATCAGATTTGAATGTCGAAAAGCTTGGCCGCTATTTCACAGGATTTCTCAACAAGCCCATACTAAAAGAAAATTTACTGGAGATTGTAAATAATTTCGCAGCAAAGCAGAAATAA
- a CDS encoding ComF family protein, translating into MKFLSAYFKDFFFQKRCPICSSPYQSEDALCADCLALLEKNKEERKLITADNKAAAIYFYGPYKGVLREIILKWKFKEKLELSRIMKKLACEAAIQISNPPDVIIPIPLHPSRLKKRGFNQSLILAKAVGRCLDRPVEANILKRVRKTTPQAGLNAQDRKKNLTGAFEVSPDKISGRKVLLVDDILTTGTTTAECCDLLKMAGCTGTEILVIARTPIHG; encoded by the coding sequence ATGAAATTTTTATCAGCTTATTTCAAAGATTTTTTTTTCCAAAAAAGATGCCCCATCTGCTCCAGTCCATATCAGTCAGAGGATGCCCTTTGTGCAGACTGCCTTGCCCTTCTTGAAAAGAATAAGGAAGAGCGCAAACTGATCACTGCCGACAACAAAGCAGCAGCCATATATTTTTACGGACCGTACAAGGGAGTGCTGCGTGAAATAATCTTAAAATGGAAGTTCAAGGAGAAACTTGAGCTGAGCCGCATAATGAAGAAGCTGGCCTGCGAAGCTGCCATTCAAATTTCAAATCCTCCGGATGTTATCATCCCTATCCCACTCCATCCTTCACGACTCAAAAAACGTGGCTTCAACCAGAGCCTGATTCTGGCAAAAGCCGTTGGAAGATGTCTTGACAGGCCCGTGGAAGCAAATATTCTGAAAAGGGTCCGCAAAACAACACCACAGGCAGGACTTAACGCACAGGATAGAAAAAAAAATCTTACCGGAGCATTTGAGGTCTCTCCCGATAAAATCAGCGGCAGAAAAGTACTGCTGGTTGATGATATCCTGACAACAGGTACAACAACTGCTGAATGTTGTGATCTGCTAAAAATGGCCGGTTGCACCGGAACTGAGATTCTGGTTATAGCCAGAACGCCCATACATGGTTAG
- a CDS encoding radical SAM protein yields MSFDISEWIRFEYNETPVYMRPDSTDWFVPDNTGDELLKGLKTDRCKPYDYRTLNFIERLPEKSEASYPGRSVLLGQPEIRELWFHLTDRCNMACTHCLFSSAPTAKPELPTAEVLKLIKEAELNGCRVFALTGGEPFVHPGIEKIISAIMEIENSHAVILSNGLDAADFLKKHNFDPERLHLQISVDGIKATHDKIRGKGMFERLQKNLAELRKIKTAFTLSMCVTRSNAEQMPEIVNFAAENGASNVHFMWYFIRGRGKEKDFIEPSEIMKYLLQAETLAARKGITIDNIEAVRSMIFAPCGTIHDGSSAGWESVAIGPDGKIYPSAATVAVPELATPVVGDLLSSIRQSEVLGKIRNTTAKDLSDPLRLFFGGGDLDHSYMHSNCFCGADPYSELSKAIALELIARKAAMNPVKRSPALRLKMGDVLSSCSDHGAVALTHNNCLLAVAGNDSLSVVKDFYSRAAETANEDILNPVCYSEDVVAHIPENFRFRGYGCGSPVMDAEIKPGEYVVDLGSGRGIECFIAAKMTGEKGHVTGLDMLDPMLKIAEQGKNAVSKNLGYANIDFRKGYLEKMPFEEASVDLILSNCVLNLSTDKRSTFNEIFRVLKFGGRITVSDVVCETEPGPEIRNNDQLHGECIAGALTVKNLKGLLLESGFDNFHIIKRFPYREVGGHQFYSLTFSACKPELKDKVKIIYRGPFSTAQTADGTIILPGEITEVPKLYARTLGDSAFIIDEDDNVTNVDIGSSCCCPTPQAFDGADTPDTLQACCTPSEKAQAEILTSPQKQNSGCMVCGSDLKYTSEPLTMTCCYCNQDYETNAYCAEGHFVCDSCHSKDGLEVIKHMLLGSTETDLVELLIKIRKHPAIPVHGPEHHSLVPGIITAVYRNSGGSITDKAILTAVNRGAKIAGGYCGFMGICGAAMGVGIAVSTILEGTPYTAQARSFAQRGTLAALEDIAEMEAARCCQRDSWLALKACAEISEELLGIKLKSEVDIHCNQMKLNKECMGADCPVIKKSGS; encoded by the coding sequence TTGAGCTTCGATATCTCTGAATGGATCAGATTTGAATATAATGAAACCCCAGTCTACATGCGCCCTGATTCCACGGACTGGTTTGTGCCTGATAATACCGGAGACGAACTGCTTAAAGGTCTTAAAACCGATCGGTGTAAACCTTACGATTATCGGACTCTGAACTTTATTGAACGTCTTCCTGAAAAGAGTGAAGCTTCATACCCCGGAAGATCAGTTTTACTGGGTCAGCCTGAAATCAGAGAATTATGGTTCCATCTTACTGACAGGTGTAATATGGCCTGTACCCACTGCCTGTTTTCTTCGGCTCCTACTGCAAAACCGGAACTGCCTACTGCAGAAGTTCTGAAACTGATTAAGGAAGCAGAGCTTAACGGATGCAGAGTTTTTGCCCTTACAGGCGGGGAACCCTTCGTCCACCCCGGAATAGAAAAAATAATTTCCGCGATCATGGAAATTGAAAACAGTCACGCCGTTATTCTCAGCAACGGCCTTGACGCTGCTGACTTTTTAAAAAAGCACAACTTCGACCCGGAAAGACTTCATCTGCAGATAAGCGTTGACGGAATAAAAGCCACCCACGACAAAATCCGCGGCAAAGGGATGTTCGAGAGGCTTCAGAAAAATCTTGCCGAGTTAAGAAAAATTAAAACCGCCTTTACTCTTTCCATGTGTGTGACCAGATCCAATGCGGAACAGATGCCGGAGATTGTCAACTTTGCCGCTGAAAATGGAGCCTCCAACGTTCATTTCATGTGGTATTTCATCCGTGGGCGCGGAAAAGAAAAAGATTTTATAGAACCGTCTGAAATAATGAAATATTTATTACAGGCTGAAACTCTGGCAGCCCGCAAAGGGATCACCATTGATAATATAGAGGCTGTGCGGAGCATGATTTTCGCGCCCTGCGGAACAATTCACGATGGAAGCTCCGCTGGCTGGGAATCAGTCGCAATCGGTCCGGACGGGAAAATTTATCCTTCCGCAGCAACCGTGGCTGTACCGGAGCTGGCTACTCCTGTAGTTGGAGACCTTCTATCATCTATTAGACAAAGTGAAGTACTGGGGAAAATCAGAAACACAACAGCCAAAGATTTGAGCGATCCTCTCAGACTGTTTTTCGGCGGCGGTGATCTGGATCACAGTTACATGCACAGTAACTGTTTTTGCGGTGCGGACCCTTATTCAGAATTAAGTAAAGCCATAGCACTTGAGCTTATCGCCCGAAAGGCAGCGATGAACCCGGTTAAAAGATCACCGGCATTACGGCTTAAAATGGGTGATGTGCTTTCAAGCTGCTCCGATCACGGTGCAGTGGCTTTGACCCATAACAACTGTCTTCTGGCTGTAGCCGGAAATGACAGCTTAAGCGTTGTAAAAGATTTTTATTCCAGAGCAGCGGAAACAGCCAACGAAGATATTCTGAATCCGGTCTGTTACAGTGAAGACGTTGTCGCCCACATTCCTGAAAATTTCAGATTCAGAGGCTACGGCTGCGGCAGCCCGGTTATGGACGCTGAAATAAAACCGGGAGAATACGTGGTCGACCTCGGATCAGGAAGAGGTATCGAATGTTTCATTGCCGCTAAAATGACCGGGGAAAAAGGGCATGTTACCGGACTGGATATGCTGGACCCAATGTTGAAAATAGCCGAACAGGGTAAAAATGCTGTTTCAAAAAATTTAGGCTATGCAAATATTGATTTCAGGAAAGGCTACCTTGAAAAAATGCCGTTCGAAGAGGCCTCGGTTGACCTGATTTTATCAAACTGTGTGCTGAACCTTTCAACGGATAAGCGTTCAACATTCAATGAAATATTTAGAGTCCTCAAATTCGGAGGAAGAATAACTGTCTCCGATGTTGTCTGTGAGACAGAACCCGGACCGGAGATAAGAAACAACGACCAGCTGCACGGAGAGTGCATAGCCGGTGCGCTGACTGTAAAGAATCTCAAGGGGCTGCTTCTGGAATCAGGATTTGATAATTTCCATATCATAAAAAGATTTCCATACCGCGAAGTCGGCGGGCATCAGTTCTATTCACTTACTTTTTCAGCCTGCAAACCGGAGCTTAAAGATAAAGTCAAAATAATTTACAGAGGTCCTTTTTCCACTGCGCAGACAGCCGACGGCACAATCATTCTGCCGGGAGAAATTACGGAAGTACCAAAGCTGTATGCACGCACACTCGGAGATTCAGCCTTCATAATAGATGAAGACGATAACGTTACCAACGTTGATATCGGTTCATCATGCTGCTGCCCCACTCCACAGGCTTTTGACGGTGCAGATACTCCAGACACGCTTCAGGCATGCTGCACTCCTTCGGAAAAAGCACAAGCGGAAATACTTACTTCTCCCCAAAAACAAAACTCCGGGTGCATGGTCTGCGGCAGTGATCTTAAATACACCTCAGAACCGCTAACCATGACCTGCTGCTACTGCAATCAGGATTACGAAACAAACGCATATTGTGCAGAAGGACACTTTGTATGCGATTCATGTCACAGCAAAGATGGTCTGGAAGTAATAAAACACATGCTGCTGGGTAGTACGGAAACAGACCTGGTTGAATTGCTTATAAAGATAAGAAAGCATCCGGCTATTCCTGTTCACGGACCGGAACACCACTCTCTGGTTCCCGGGATAATAACAGCAGTCTACCGTAACAGCGGAGGCAGCATTACTGATAAGGCAATTTTAACCGCGGTAAACCGCGGGGCCAAAATTGCCGGAGGGTACTGCGGATTTATGGGCATCTGCGGAGCGGCTATGGGAGTTGGAATTGCAGTAAGCACGATTTTAGAAGGGACACCCTATACGGCGCAGGCCAGATCGTTTGCACAAAGAGGCACATTGGCCGCACTTGAAGATATAGCAGAAATGGAAGCCGCCAGATGCTGCCAGCGCGATTCATGGCTGGCCCTCAAAGCCTGCGCTGAAATTTCTGAAGAACTTTTAGGTATAAAACTGAAATCCGAGGTTGACATACATTGCAACCAGATGAAATTAAATAAAGAGTGTATGGGGGCTGATTGCCCCGTAATTAAAAAATCCGGCAGTTAA
- the rplU gene encoding 50S ribosomal protein L21 — protein MYAIIETGGKQFRVEEGLELNVQKLDAEAGAKIDLDKILLVGQGEDVKIGAPYVEGAKVSCEILEHGRDKKVIVFKKRRRQDSSVKNGHRQDFTRIKVEAIQA, from the coding sequence ATGTATGCAATAATCGAGACTGGCGGCAAACAGTTCCGCGTTGAAGAAGGCCTTGAGCTCAACGTCCAGAAACTGGATGCAGAAGCAGGCGCTAAAATAGATCTGGATAAAATTCTTCTGGTTGGACAGGGCGAAGATGTAAAAATCGGTGCTCCCTATGTTGAAGGAGCCAAGGTTTCCTGTGAAATTCTTGAACACGGCCGTGACAAAAAAGTCATCGTCTTCAAGAAAAGACGCAGGCAGGACTCTTCTGTAAAGAACGGTCATCGTCAGGATTTCACCAGAATCAAAGTTGAAGCTATTCAGGCTTAA
- the rpmA gene encoding 50S ribosomal protein L27 yields the protein MAHKKAGGSSKNGRDSAGQRRGVKRFGGQQVLAGNILVRQLGTKIHPGKNVGTGKDWTLFALVDGTVQYEKYVRNNREKTRVHIVPAEA from the coding sequence ATGGCTCATAAAAAAGCGGGCGGTAGCTCTAAAAACGGACGCGATAGTGCCGGTCAAAGACGCGGTGTAAAACGCTTCGGCGGCCAGCAGGTTCTCGCAGGCAACATTCTTGTTCGCCAGCTCGGAACTAAAATCCACCCCGGCAAAAATGTCGGCACAGGTAAGGATTGGACTCTTTTTGCACTTGTAGACGGTACTGTTCAGTATGAAAAGTACGTTCGCAACAACCGCGAAAAGACCAGAGTTCATATCGTACCAGCAGAAGCTTAG
- the obgE gene encoding GTPase ObgE: MRFVDEATITVRSGKGGNGCVAFRRERFIPKGGPSGGDGGKGGDLIFKGSNKLLTLYDFRLKRVYEAKNGQQGLGSDCYGKSADDQIVELPVGTLVYEVFEDGSEKLLADITENELEVLICKGGKGGRGNIHFKSSTNQTPRYAEDGFPGEEKRLRLQLKIIADVGLLGLPNAGKSTFISRVSAAKPKIAAYPFTTLTPNLGVLDDGMGNKLVIADIPGLIEGASEGLGLGHKFLKHVERTRFLLHILSAEDIGEDEPFAGFKLLDEELRLFDKTLGEKKQIRVVNKIDLLSPERLEEIKKAAQDEGLDIHFISALNGDGVEDLVELMWERFTLLNKEEDDEQQA; encoded by the coding sequence ATGAGATTCGTTGACGAAGCTACCATAACAGTACGTTCCGGCAAAGGTGGCAATGGCTGTGTAGCATTCAGAAGAGAAAGATTCATCCCCAAAGGCGGTCCAAGCGGAGGAGATGGCGGTAAAGGCGGAGACCTTATTTTCAAAGGCTCCAACAAACTGCTGACCCTTTACGATTTCAGACTCAAAAGAGTTTATGAAGCTAAAAACGGACAGCAGGGACTCGGCAGTGACTGCTATGGAAAATCTGCTGATGACCAGATTGTGGAACTGCCTGTCGGAACTCTTGTATATGAAGTCTTTGAAGACGGTAGCGAAAAACTGCTTGCCGATATAACTGAAAATGAATTGGAAGTTCTGATCTGCAAAGGTGGAAAAGGCGGTAGAGGAAACATTCATTTTAAATCCTCAACCAATCAGACACCGCGTTATGCTGAAGACGGTTTCCCCGGAGAAGAGAAAAGGCTCAGACTTCAGCTTAAAATTATTGCTGACGTAGGACTTCTGGGATTGCCCAACGCAGGTAAATCTACTTTTATATCCAGAGTTTCAGCTGCCAAGCCTAAAATCGCAGCTTATCCTTTTACCACTCTCACTCCAAACCTCGGAGTGCTTGATGATGGAATGGGTAACAAGCTGGTCATAGCCGACATCCCCGGACTAATTGAAGGCGCAAGCGAGGGCCTCGGACTCGGGCATAAATTCCTCAAGCATGTGGAAAGAACACGCTTTCTGCTGCACATTTTGAGTGCTGAAGACATCGGAGAAGACGAGCCGTTTGCAGGGTTCAAACTGCTTGATGAAGAGCTTCGCCTTTTTGATAAAACTCTCGGTGAGAAAAAACAGATCAGAGTTGTTAATAAAATAGACCTGCTTTCGCCGGAAAGACTGGAAGAAATTAAAAAGGCCGCTCAGGATGAAGGTCTTGATATCCATTTCATTTCAGCCTTGAATGGTGACGGGGTTGAAGACCTCGTAGAACTTATGTGGGAACGTTTTACTTTATTAAATAAAGAGGAAGATGATGAGCAACAGGCTTGA